Part of the Brachionichthys hirsutus isolate HB-005 unplaced genomic scaffold, CSIRO-AGI_Bhir_v1 contig_1476, whole genome shotgun sequence genome is shown below.
AGTTCCTGCTTTAAAACACACGAAGCCTTTTTTGAACAAAGCGCTTCTCTGTCAATCCTCTCTTGAACGATCAAGTCTCCGGTGTTGAGCTTCACAGCGCAGTAATTAACACCGTTATCCTCCGTGTCGATGCGGGCCTTGCGAGCAGAAAGTCTGGACAAATCAAGTCCCAGATCCTTGGCGATATTTCCAATTACAGATCCACGTTTCAGCTCCTCTGGCATCGAGTAGCTGACATCTCCGCATACGGGGTGGAGGACGAGAAAAATAGACGCGAGGCCGCAGAGCAGCGCAAATCTGTAATATTCCATTGTTCCTGGGAGACCGACCATACACGCATGAAAACTATAAAATATAACAACTATCAGTGGTTCCTTCCATTCAACCAAAAATGTGAGACTACAGTTCTTCACGAAGACGCGTTATTGTCTGCTGCAGTTCAGTGGGAGAGCCCGCACCTCAATTCGTTGAGATAAAAGGGTGAGCATAACCCGTCCTCTCGTTTATTGGTACACACTGACACCATGAGTATTTCATAAGGTACAACAAGGACATGTTTGGCACGATATTTAAAAATTGTAGACCGATGTGTTTATCTTAatatgtcaggaaaaaaaaaagatttcattaattattttgaaTTTTGTTATTGTGACTGTTGTGTAGAGATACAATTGAACGGTGATGCaagcatttaaacaaataagTAGAATTATTCATTTGTCGTCAGTACGTGTTGAGAATGactatttaattaatttaaatactataaaattataattcaaatattatattaattcAAAATGATGATTAGAAAACGAAAAcaatgcttgtttgtttttaaagggaaAATATTGTTTGTTAATTAGCATTACAAGATGGCTAAGGAGTGAACCTTGCATGGCGCaacatgctgcagctgctcgccggtaacatttgtatttatttcactggAATACGTTTACGATCTCCCGGCACTACAGTCTGTGTGGTCGTTAACCAGCGCTAACCAGCGTTAACCAGCGTTAACCAGCATTAACCAGTGTTAACCAGAGTTAAGCAGCGTTAACCAGCGCTAACTAGAGTTAAGCAGCGTTACTGTCCTGTTCACCTGCAGTGACGGGCTTACTCCAATACTCGGCTGCTGACCTGCTCCGGCTGCGCTGTCACCTGCCTGGACCTGCGGCCAGCGGCACCCCGCCTCCACCCGGACGTCACCTTCCAGCCCCGCCGGCGATGCATCCACCATAACAGCTCAACAGCAATACAGTCCATCTGGTCCAGTCCCCGACGCCCTCCACGCTCCACCAGCCGGCGTGTTGGCCACAGCGTGTTAGCCCGCCGAGCTCGGTGGGCGAGCGCCACCACGACGCACTCAACTTTCTTCGCTCTGCTCAACATCCGCGCACTGACGAGCAAGGGGACATCTCATCCAGGACCTCCGCACCGACCGTAAACTAGACTGTCTCTGTTTAACCGAGACATGGCAACAGCTGAATGAATCCACACTCCGAATGCGTTGATTTGCATACGTCAACCAACCCCGTGGCTACGGTCGAGGAGGATGTCTCGCGATAATTCACCGAATTGcctctgcctattccttttttggttgtaatatatattttgttttgtttaagttatatatttgtttgtctcaatctgacaaccaaaataaaaaaaactaatcaaGTGGAAAGTCTCTCCGGTGTCTGAAACTGTGCATGTCTTCAGCTCGTTTGAATCCATTCTCTGCGAGTTGTCTGGTCCCACTCCAACCATCATTGTCTACCGTCCCCCTAAAGTCAATAGTGGTTTGTTGCTTTCCTcaccatctcctctctctcaatATCCACATGGACAATATTAACCTGCCTCTCACCAAAGACTTCatgttggtagagtgggtcgtccagtgatcagagagtcggtggtttgaatcccagctctgacggtctgcatgtcgaagtgtccttgggcaagacactgaaattactcccagtgggtctggcagcaccttgcatggcagcagtcgcccactgcagtgtgaatgtgtgtgtgaatgggtgaatgtgaggcctcatgtaaagcgctttgagcaccgcgaagcggtggaaaaagcgctatataagtgcagtccatttaccatgtCTTGCTTAGATCATTTTGGATGTCAGCAGCACACTACTATTCCCACACACTCCAAAGGACACATTTGGACCAATAATTTGTTGCTCTGGTGTCACCCCTCTCAACATTACTGATGTACTATCCACAAGTGCATCACTTTATCATAACATTTAAAGTGAAACtcactctctccatctcttaGCCACCCCGTCTCATTTCATTCAGGAATATAAAGAACATTAACTCTGCCACTCTCACTTCAGTATTCACTCCTCCTGCATCCCAGACATCTCCAATCCATCCACTCCTGATGATCTGGTCTCTCATTAAAACACTGGACTCCATAATATTCTCAATTATCTTGCTCCGTTATAAACCAGATCTGTTTCTTCAAACTTGTCCTAAActtccagttgactttattgaACACAAGAACCAACATGACCTGGATATCTCAAAATATTCTCAGATCTATCTAAAACTGCATCAACAAAAAAGTATAACAATAAGAtcataaaaacaagaaagttAACCTGGGAAAGAGAACACATACGAGCAGTAGACACAATCAGTTCCAGATCGATCGCTGAGTAGGTTCAGCTggaatttaatgatataatgtATTTCCTACCTCAGGAGAACTGTCACGACCTCCAAACACATCAGCAAAGTCTGTTgggcttttcctcagagtctggtcagcaggcagtgtgttgtcattgtatgaCGTCACAAACTTGAAGTCACTGGTTCTCGATCCTGTTGTCAGGTATGCGTCATAATTGTAAGCGCTGCGTAAAGTTCCTGTGCCGTCAACGTCTGCGTAATTAGGAGGCAGATAAGCGCCGGGGATGGCGactgctccatcaaacaacaGTCTGGGCTTTCTCCTGCGACAGAACCTCACacccaggatgatgatgatgaaggtcagaaagaaggtggacacacacaccagagcgatgatcagataagacgtcagtttggaatccttctcgtcataagaaatgtccttcagttctggcacctcagccaagttatcagaaatcagtaaatacatggagcaggtggcggagagagagggctgtccgttatctttcactgacacgataagattctgtttcatgctgtcagattctgaaatgtcccgctgggtcctgatctctccgttgtggaggccaatagtgaaaagtcccggatccgtggatttgactatatgataggacagccaggcgttctgtccggagtccgcgtccaccgctatcactttggacaccacagagcctccgtttgcagctttggggaccagctcggtcatgaacgagctgccctccggggcggggtacaggatctgaggacagttgtcattcacatccgatatgaacacactgacggtcacgttgctgctgagcggaggagaaccgTTGTCTCTGGCCGTCACGTGGACTTTAAAACTCCTTAGCTGTTCATGATCAAACGACCTCACAGCATGGATCAcccccgtgtctccgttaacggatacgtaggaggacaccggggcaccgttcacctcaccggctaacacagaataaatgacggtaccgttctgtctccagtcggggtctcgagcagtaacggaacataaagtggagccaggtttgttattttcactcacatatgcgctgtaggactgttcctcaaacacaggtgggttgtcgttgatgtctgctacagataactggacacttttagaggaggacagaggtggagagccctcgtcagtggcagtgattgtaatgttgtaatcagacactacttcacggtccagttgtcctgtggtcaccagagaataatagtttttaatggacgGAACCAACTTGAAAGGGACGTTCTGCTGAATAGAACAGCGGACCTGTCGGTTATTCTCAGAGTCTCTATCCTGCACGTTAACCACGCCCACCTCTGTACCAGGTGACGCGTTCTCAGGTACGGGATTGGTCAGGGATTTTACATTTATCACCGGTGCGTTGTCGTTCATATCAGTGATGTCAATGGTCACCTTTGCTTCTGACGAGAGACCGTAACCATCTTTAGCTTCAACAAACAATTCATAACTGTTTCCCTCTTCATAATCTATGCCACCTCTCACACTGATTTCTCCAGTTTTCTCATTTAATGAAAAACGATCTTGTGATTTTTCAGAGATTCGACTAAATTCATATGTGACGTCTCCATTGACGCCTTCGTCTGCATCTGATGCACTTACTGTAATAACAGGGGTATTTATCGGGGAGTTCTCTGCCAACGTGGCTGTATAGACTGCCGCAGAGAAGACTGGGGCGTTATCATTAGCATCGAGGACAATGACGTGTATGACTACAGTCCCGGATCTCCGAGGCGAACCTCCATCCACAGCTGTCAGTAATAATTTTatatcctgtttctcctctcgGTCTAATTCCTTGTCTAAAACCAAATCTCCATATTTGGTGCCTGCACTTGTCGTCTGAATACTGAACACAAAGTGAGGGTTTTCTTCCAAAATATACGTCTCAACGGAATTCGTTCCTACGTCAGCATCGTGTGCTGCATTAATGCGATACCGTGCTCCTTTATCAGCCGACTCTTGGATCTCCAGTTTCAACACATCTTTTTGGAAAATCGGAGCATTGTCGTTTACATCTTGCACTTGCAGGGACAATCGGTGTAACTCCAAAGGCTTCTCTAGTAGGAGGTCGAATTTGAGAACACACGAGGGTTTttctccacagtgctcctctcGGTCTATTCTTTCCGCAACGACAAAATCACCGCTTTGAAGGTTGATCTCGCAGTATTGTCTGTCGTTACCTTCCACATCTACCCGAGCTTTACGAGAAGACAGTCTGCCCAGCTCCAGCCCGAGATCCTTGGCGATGTTTCCAATCACAGATCCGCGTTTGAGCTCCTCCATTACCGAGTAACTCAGGTCTCCGTGTGCGTAAAGCACCACGATAAAGAAAAAGACACAGCCCCGAAGGACGCCGCTTCCATACATGGCTCTCAGTATAGAATTGCGTCCTTGgcgattttaaaatatatattcccacGTATGGAACAGACGCTTTTCGGATTGTGGATGACGtgaatgctatttttttttccatcggCGTGGAATATATGCGGAAAACAAGGGCGGTATAATGGTTGCGCTGCAAAAATGGCTGCATGGACATTTTACTCCTTCGCTGGTCTATAGTGACACCCGCTGTAAATAATACGATACAGCAGTTATACTGAAGTtctgaaagttttatttttttagggaTACGTTGCCGAAATGTCAAAATAGCAACATGTTATATGATGTAATAATTAGCTCATTGTAGAGAtataaagtctctctctctcgctctctctcgtaAAAGGAATGTTCgaaatgtattttatgaaaTAAGTAAAAAGCTCCCCTTCATCAAAACTTCGATACGAAAATGCTTTTGTTATACGGGAATCATTCCAGTCTAACCAATCAGCGACTGATCACAAGAATGGCTTCAATATTACACAGCTAACATTTAGCgaattatttaattgttttgtttttaaaaaacattaaatcaaaGTATATGTATAATTCAGAGTTCGAATGTTAGATATGAAACATGCGCTTTTCTTGAAAGTAAATTCTTAAATcgaacaaaaatgtaaaacggTTGTTTCAACTGATAGACAGGACGAATAAAAGTTTCAACATCGaaacaagaaaagagaaagctgagaatcagcaccaaggacagagACATGAGGAACAAACCGCACCTCAGCGAAACATGCTGCTGTAaacggtaaaaaaaagaaaagaaaaagaaacacagacgAGAGAAGTTTCTCCTCCAGTATCGGCACAACTCTAGAAGATAGGATTTGCATACATGATAGGAAATAGTCATCTGAACAATGGAAGGATAGGCCGTGTGTCAAATTAGAACATTTGAAGCTTTCAACGGGTGAACAATGAATGGAAATTATATCAATGTAAGTGAAATTCAGGCAATTCATCTCAAAGCGATATTGCATTGGCTCTATCGTAATATAATTTAAAGCAGagtgtatcatatttgatacaatCGGCCATTCAGGATGTTGAAACTTTGAAATCGGAATAATTACTATTTTGTCATTATTATGACGCGTTCAGACGCATCTGAACTTTCGATGCGaacaaattccagatttagccCAAATTataaaaaatgaaagcacaatttgattattatttttttgacaaaGTTTTCAGAGGGTTTCACGAAGACCTGATTTTATAAAAACAAGATTTTCGTGGCAATCGTTTCATGTCTCAGGCTccttaaagggttaaattaaaAATTGCACTTGTTCCTACCTCAGGCGATCCATCACCATCTCCGAATACATCAGCAAAGTCTGTTgggcttttcctcagagtctggtcagcaggcagtgtgttgtcattgtatgaCGTCACAAACTTGAAGTCACTGGTTCTAGATCCCGTTGTCAGGTATGCGTCATAATTGTAAGCGCTGCGTAAAGTTCCTGTGCCGTCAACGTCTGCGTAATTAGGAGGCAGATACGCGCCGGGGATGGCGactgctccatcaaacaacaGTCTGGGCTTTCTCCTGTGACAGAACCTCACaccgaggatgatgatgatgaaggtcagaaagaaggtggacacacacaccagagcgatGATCAGATAAGACGTCAGTTTGGAATCCTTCTCATCAAAAGAAATGTCCTTCAGTTCTGGCACCTCAGCcaagttatcagaaatcagtaaatacatggagcaggtggcggagagagagggctgtcCGTTATCTTCCACTGACACGATAAggttctgtttcatgctgtcagattctgaaatgtcccgctgggtcctgatctctccgttgtggaggccaatagtgaaaagtcccggatccgtggatttgactatatgataggacagccaggcgttctgtccggagtccgcgtccaccgctatcactttggacaccacagagcctccgtttgcagctttggggaccagctcggtcatgaacgagctgccctccggggcggggtacaggatctgaggacagttgtcattcacatccgatatgaacacactgacggtcacgttgctgctgagcggaggagaaccgttgtctctggccgtcacgtggactttaaaactccgcagctgttcatgatcaaacgacctcacagcgtggatcacccccgtgtctccgttaacggatacgtaggaggacaccggggcaccgttcacctcaccggctaacacagaataaatgacggtaccgttctgtctccagtcggggtctcgagcagtaacggaacataaagtggagccaggtttgttattttcactcacatatgcgctgtaggactgttcctcaaacacaggtgggttgtcgttgatgtctgctacagataactggacacttttagaggaggacagaggtggagagccctcgtcagtggcagtgattgtaatgttgtaatcagacactacttcacggtccagttgtcctgtggtcaccagagaataatagtttttaatggacgGAACCAACTTGAAAGGGACGTTCTGCTGAATAGAACAGCGGACCTGTCGGTTATTCTCAGAGTCTCTGTCCTGCACGTTAACGATGCCCACCTCTGTACCAGGTGACACGTCCTCAGGTACGGGATTGGTCAGTGATTTTAGGTGAATCACCGGGGCGTTGTCGTTTACATCAGTCACGTCTATGATCACTTTGGCATAGGATGTTAAACCCAAACCATCTTTTGCAGTTACACGTAGTTCAAATGATGACGCCGTTTCAAAATCAACGGTGGTGGCTAATTGTATTTCCCCCGTCTTATGGTCAATTGTAAACTTTGACTTAACATCTTCTGATATGTGTCCAAAATCGTAAATCACGTCTCCATTCAGTCCCTCGTCGGCGTCAGTAGCATTGACTGTTAATACCACTGTATCTATTGGAGAGTTCTCAGGCAGACTGGCTTTATAGACGGCCTGGCTGAACACCGGGACGTTATCGTTAGCATCCAGCACGGTGACGTGTATGACTACAGTACCTGATCTCCGAGGAGAGCCGCCATCCACAGCTGTGAGAAGCAGATTGATTTCCTTCACGTTTTCGCGGTCGAGCTCTTTGTTCAGCAGAAGCTCCACAGAATTCGTCCCGACGCCCAGAATAAAGTTATCATTACTCTGTAGGTTGTACGTCTGGACGGAATATTTGCCGATATCTGCGTCATGCGCCTCTTCCATTGGGAAACGGGCGCCTTTGTCAGCCAACTCGCTGATATCTATATTCATTAATTCTTTTTTAAACCGAGGAGAGTTGTCGTTTACATCCTGAATATGCAGATTAATTCGGTGCAATTCTAATGGGCTCTCTAACATGAGTTCCTGCTTTAAGACGCATGCTGCTTTGTCTCCACAGAGGCCTTCTCTGTCAATCCTTTCGGCTGCAGTCAGATCCCCGTTATAGAGGTTCAAGTCACAAAAACGGTTGCCGCCTCCTTCGGTGTCGATGCGGGCCTTTCGAGCCGATAGTTGGCTTGTTTCAAGACCCAGAGCTTTGGCGATATTTCCGATCACTGATCCGCGTTTCATCTCCTCTGGGAAAGAAAAGCTAATATCCCCTCTCGCACGGTGAAAAGAGAAGAGCATCGAAAAAAGCGCACAGCTGTGCAGGAATCTTGGGATGGTCATGCTGATGCCGGTGCATGTGAAAGGGTCCAGCTTTGCTTAGTCCTTTATAAGTGGAGCGAAACAAATGAACGgcttaagaaaaaaaattaaccCGATTCAAACAGATTTCTGCCTCTCTCGTCAACCGCAGCACCTTCGGTCAAATTATGCGTCGACGAATGTGGGTTGATGTCGAGACACGGTCTGTAACATCTGGTGCATGGCGACATCATGAGTTTCTTTCAGAAACTGCATTCTTCACTCATAAAACTGTACAATTTGTACAGTTAAGAATAAGACATATTTGGACAGTAGAAATGTACATGGAAAAGGATTCAGTGTAGTCGAGGCGTGCTAAGATCAAGAAATTCCAAATTATTATTTCGCCACACTCTATTCTCaaggaacacaaaataaactgatATTTGTGTGATTATTTATCTGCatatttggaaataaatatgTGAATCACTAATTGTTTGGTGAACATCGAACCATAACTCataaaaaacagaattattttCCACTGAAGACAAATATGCTGTGATTTTTGCAAGGTATTGTTTGGAATGTTTTAGAAAActataaataaaagtacaatgtCTACTATAAATAAAGGCCACAGAAAAGAACATTTCTGCATGAAAGTGATATTCAAAATACTTCAATGAACATAATACAAAACAGAGATGAGTTTTACTGCTGCAATACACAAATGAAGCAGTGGTTGAACATCAAGGACCGAGACACAAAAACCTCTGTGAGTTTATCCTGTAACTCTGTAAACTGATGGATTGTTATGATTAAAGAGTGACAGAAAAGAGAATATCGTCAGTCTAAACTTTTATAACTGCATGACTCTGGAaattttgtaaatgggtttcttaaAACAGTCAAGAGTTAAGGATGAATGAAGCTAGTGtgtttttaatggaaaatgaaaaatgacatcCTATAATGCATTGTGTGAGATGCTCgttttaaaacaacacaatacaacaaaacaaataatatattaa
Proteins encoded:
- the LOC137914218 gene encoding protocadherin beta-15-like; its protein translation is MYGSGVLRGCVFFFIVVLYAHGDLSYSVMEELKRGSVIGNIAKDLGLELGRLSSRKARVDVEGNDRQYCEINLQSGDFVVAERIDREEHCGEKPSCVLKFDLLLEKPLELHRLSLQVQDVNDNAPIFQKDVLKLEIQESADKGARYRINAAHDADVGTNSVETYILEENPHFVFSIQTTSAGTKYGDLVLDKELDREEKQDIKLLLTAVDGGSPRRSGTVVIHVIVLDANDNAPVFSAAVYTATLAENSPINTPVITVSASDADEGVNGDVTYEFSRISEKSQDRFSLNEKTGEISVRGGIDYEEGNSYELFVEAKDGYGLSSEAKVTIDITDMNDNAPVINVKSLTNPVPENASPGTEVGVVNVQDRDSENNRQVRCSIQQNVPFKLVPSIKNYYSLVTTGQLDREVVSDYNITITATDEGSPPLSSSKSVQLSVADINDNPPVFEEQSYSAYVSENNKPGSTLCSVTARDPDWRQNGTVIYSVLAGEVNGAPVSSYVSVNGDTGVIHAVRSFDHEQLRSFKVHVTARDNGSPPLSSNVTVSVFISDVNDNCPQILYPAPEGSSFMTELVPKAANGGSVVSKVIAVDADSGQNAWLSYHIVKSTDPGLFTIGLHNGEIRTQRDISESDSMKQNLIVSVKDNGQPSLSATCSMYLLISDNLAEVPELKDISYDEKDSKLTSYLIIALVCVSTFFLTFIIIILGVRFCRRRKPRLLFDGAVAIPGAYLPPNYADVDGTGTLRSAYNYDAYLTTGSRTSDFKFVTSYNDNTLPADQTLRKSPTDFADVFGGRDSSPEF
- the LOC137914219 gene encoding protocadherin gamma-A9-like, producing the protein MTIPRFLHSCALFSMLFSFHRARGDISFSFPEEMKRGSVIGNIAKALGLETSQLSARKARIDTEGGGNRFCDLNLYNGDLTAAERIDREGLCGDKAACVLKQELMLESPLELHRINLHIQDVNDNSPRFKKELMNIDISELADKGARFPMEEAHDADIGKYSVQTYNLQSNDNFILGVGTNSVELLLNKELDRENVKEINLLLTAVDGGSPRRSGTVVIHVTVLDANDNVPVFSQAVYKASLPENSPIDTVVLTVNATDADEGLNGDVIYDFGHISEDVKSKFTIDHKTGEIQLATTVDFETASSFELRVTAKDGLGLTSYAKVIIDVTDVNDNAPVIHLKSLTNPVPEDVSPGTEVGIVNVQDRDSENNRQVRCSIQQNVPFKLVPSIKNYYSLVTTGQLDREVVSDYNITITATDEGSPPLSSSKSVQLSVADINDNPPVFEEQSYSAYVSENNKPGSTLCSVTARDPDWRQNGTVIYSVLAGEVNGAPVSSYVSVNGDTGVIHAVRSFDHEQLRSFKVHVTARDNGSPPLSSNVTVSVFISDVNDNCPQILYPAPEGSSFMTELVPKAANGGSVVSKVIAVDADSGQNAWLSYHIVKSTDPGLFTIGLHNGEIRTQRDISESDSMKQNLIVSVEDNGQPSLSATCSMYLLISDNLAEVPELKDISFDEKDSKLTSYLIIALVCVSTFFLTFIIIILGVRFCHRRKPRLLFDGAVAIPGAYLPPNYADVDGTGTLRSAYNYDAYLTTGSRTSDFKFVTSYNDNTLPADQTLRKSPTDFADVFGDGDGSPEQHVSLS